From the genome of Streptomyces sp. NBC_01116, one region includes:
- a CDS encoding amino acid adenylation domain-containing protein: MNPTYPMSFEQESIWLNDQFQEGASRYLESWTYRLRGARIVPGAVQAALDGIVVRHEALRSRLHLVDGVPRQTVLDPSPVDLTVRFVAPAELSGALAEAAVRPVVLHRPPLLRATLLRLADDDAVLVVAVHHAVIDGWCWGLLDTEFSALYRAALSGTEAGLPEVPLQSGPYAEQQKAPSGTSTEYWRRTLAGAPEESSFPFDRPRPTAPGFRGDRVEFVLDGETGEGIRRVARAARATPFAVLAAAVAALVSHASAQDDVVVGTPVSRRDDEDLVPLIACLSDVMPLRQRVTPQDSFADLVGRAKAVVRGAVAHRDVPYSHLIRELDVERSPGRFPLFQVVIGVDDAPAPALDLPGVAAERMYVHAGTAKYDVFLHMIPEARSFRGYWDFSTDLFDRSTVERLAERLAALLRAVVAEPLRPLAELDLLPAAEHTLLEEWARGDTPASGPPPVHEAVAAQALRTPDALAVVHGDRSLTYAELDAAATAVAARLVDGGAAGRPVGVCLRRSPELAVAVLGVLRAGCCLLPLDPDYPADRIAHMAADSGIRTVLTQRDLSGLVPGVRALVMDDLVPPASPARPSTVSPGDPAYLIYTSGSTGRPKGVALPHRALANLIAWQGARSGAGPGTRTLQFAPLNFDVAFQELFGTWATGGTLVMVDEDVRRDPVGLLDLLAAEHVERLFLPFVALQQLTECARATDRRLPALREVVTAGEQLQVTPALREFFRDRAPGAVLENQYGPSETHVVTAERLAGDPDLWPVSPSVGRPIAGTGIRLLDASLRPVPVGSVGELCVSGESLADGYLGEPELTARKFPTVGGTRLYRTGDLARYLPDGRLQCLGRRDDQVKIRGHRVETGEMESALRALPGVADAAVVAQEQSAGGRRLLGYYLGTAEAETLRRALARQLPEYMVPPVLMVLDAFPLTPSGKLDRAALPSPEQLDTAPSDAYVAPATPTQERIAAVWAEVLGLARVGVRDDFFALGGHSLLATRLVLRLRQELGTGLPLSAVPANPTVEQLAALVDGAAPAEEPDLSAEIALPDDIVPADEVVAFSSDPAQVLLTGATGFLGAFTLHALLERTGATVHCLVRGADREQADKRLRSVLDGYGLWDERCERRVSVVHGDLAQPLLGLPEKDFDVLARTVDAVYHVGAAVNLVAPYGQLRAATVDGTATVLRLAARHRTVPVHHVSTVGVYTGSAGRPVGPEHPTGPPGALRHGYTRSKWVAEGLVEVARARGLPVSLYRPTRIAGHSRTGACQRGDYFWLMLKGCVQVQAAPAGVDTAFDLAPVDYVADALVELSRGAGASGRTYHLAAGRLLRLETALGWLRARGYDLPGVEPRAWLERIGESPGNAAFPLLSTLVEEFTGSGSEGGLVFDPGAAVDELSGTGVVCPQDHEEMFGACADRFVREGWLPEP; encoded by the coding sequence ATGAACCCCACGTACCCCATGTCCTTCGAGCAGGAGTCGATCTGGCTCAACGACCAGTTCCAGGAGGGCGCCTCGCGCTACCTGGAGTCCTGGACGTACCGTCTGCGGGGCGCCCGGATCGTGCCCGGCGCCGTCCAGGCGGCGCTCGACGGCATCGTGGTGCGCCACGAGGCGCTGCGCAGTCGACTCCACCTCGTCGACGGAGTGCCCCGGCAGACCGTCCTGGACCCGTCCCCCGTCGACCTCACCGTGCGTTTCGTCGCTCCGGCGGAGCTGTCCGGCGCACTCGCCGAGGCGGCCGTCCGGCCGGTCGTCCTGCACCGTCCGCCGCTGCTGAGGGCGACGCTGCTGCGGCTGGCCGACGACGACGCCGTCCTGGTCGTGGCCGTCCACCACGCGGTGATCGACGGTTGGTGCTGGGGGCTGCTGGACACCGAGTTCAGCGCGCTCTACCGGGCGGCGCTGAGCGGCACGGAAGCCGGCCTGCCCGAGGTTCCGTTGCAGTCCGGCCCCTATGCCGAACAGCAGAAGGCCCCGTCCGGGACCAGTACGGAGTATTGGAGGAGAACCCTGGCCGGGGCTCCGGAGGAGTCGTCGTTCCCCTTCGACCGGCCCCGTCCCACGGCGCCGGGTTTCCGCGGCGACCGGGTGGAGTTCGTCCTCGACGGTGAGACCGGTGAGGGGATACGCCGCGTGGCCCGTGCGGCCAGGGCCACTCCGTTCGCCGTGCTGGCGGCCGCCGTCGCCGCCCTCGTGTCCCATGCTTCGGCACAGGACGACGTGGTCGTCGGCACACCGGTCTCCCGCCGGGACGACGAGGACCTGGTGCCGTTGATCGCCTGCCTGTCCGACGTCATGCCGCTGCGTCAGCGCGTCACGCCCCAGGACTCCTTCGCCGATCTGGTGGGCCGGGCCAAGGCGGTGGTCCGAGGTGCCGTGGCGCACCGCGACGTCCCCTACTCCCATCTGATCCGCGAGCTGGACGTGGAGCGCTCGCCCGGCCGCTTTCCCCTGTTCCAGGTGGTCATCGGAGTGGACGACGCACCGGCCCCGGCGCTGGACCTGCCGGGGGTGGCGGCCGAGCGGATGTACGTGCACGCGGGCACGGCCAAGTACGACGTCTTCCTGCACATGATCCCCGAGGCGAGGAGCTTCCGCGGCTACTGGGACTTCTCCACCGACCTGTTCGACCGCTCCACGGTCGAGCGTCTCGCCGAGCGGCTCGCGGCGCTGCTGCGCGCCGTGGTGGCCGAGCCCCTCCGCCCCCTGGCCGAACTCGACCTCCTGCCCGCCGCCGAGCACACGCTCCTTGAGGAATGGGCGCGCGGCGACACGCCCGCCTCCGGCCCTCCCCCGGTGCACGAGGCCGTCGCCGCCCAGGCCCTGCGCACCCCCGACGCCCTCGCCGTGGTGCACGGCGACCGGTCCCTGACCTACGCGGAGCTGGACGCGGCGGCGACGGCTGTGGCCGCCCGCCTCGTGGACGGCGGCGCCGCCGGACGGCCCGTCGGCGTCTGCCTGCGCCGGTCCCCGGAGCTGGCTGTCGCGGTCCTGGGCGTGCTCCGGGCCGGGTGCTGCCTTCTGCCCCTCGACCCCGACTACCCGGCCGACCGCATCGCCCACATGGCCGCCGACAGCGGCATCCGGACCGTGCTGACCCAGCGTGACCTCTCCGGTCTCGTCCCCGGTGTCCGGGCCCTGGTCATGGATGACCTCGTCCCTCCGGCCTCACCCGCACGGCCATCCACCGTGTCCCCCGGTGATCCGGCCTACCTGATCTACACCTCGGGTTCGACCGGGCGCCCCAAGGGCGTTGCCCTGCCGCACCGTGCGCTGGCCAATCTGATCGCCTGGCAGGGGGCCAGGTCCGGGGCCGGGCCGGGGACGCGCACCCTTCAGTTCGCCCCGCTCAACTTCGACGTGGCGTTCCAGGAGCTCTTCGGCACCTGGGCGACCGGCGGCACGCTGGTCATGGTCGACGAGGACGTGCGGCGCGACCCGGTCGGCCTGCTCGACCTGCTCGCCGCCGAGCACGTGGAGCGGCTGTTCCTGCCGTTCGTGGCCCTCCAGCAGCTCACCGAGTGCGCCCGCGCCACGGACCGGCGGCTGCCCGCGCTGCGCGAGGTGGTCACCGCCGGGGAGCAGTTGCAGGTCACGCCCGCGTTGCGGGAGTTCTTCCGGGACCGCGCCCCCGGGGCCGTGCTGGAGAACCAGTACGGCCCGTCCGAGACCCATGTGGTCACCGCGGAACGGCTGGCGGGCGACCCGGACCTCTGGCCCGTCTCGCCGTCCGTCGGGCGCCCGATCGCCGGGACCGGCATCCGGCTGCTCGACGCGTCGCTGCGGCCCGTCCCGGTCGGCTCCGTGGGCGAACTCTGCGTATCCGGGGAGTCCCTGGCCGACGGCTACCTCGGGGAGCCGGAGCTGACCGCGCGCAAGTTCCCCACCGTGGGGGGTACGCGGCTCTACCGCACCGGCGACCTCGCCCGGTATCTCCCCGACGGCCGGCTCCAGTGCCTGGGACGGCGCGACGACCAGGTCAAGATCCGCGGGCACCGGGTGGAGACCGGCGAGATGGAGTCCGCGCTGCGGGCGCTCCCCGGCGTCGCCGACGCGGCCGTGGTCGCGCAGGAGCAGTCCGCCGGCGGCCGCCGTCTCCTGGGCTACTACCTGGGGACGGCGGAGGCCGAGACGCTGCGCCGGGCGCTCGCCCGGCAGCTCCCCGAGTACATGGTTCCTCCCGTGCTCATGGTGCTCGACGCCTTTCCGCTCACCCCGAGCGGGAAGCTCGACCGGGCCGCGCTCCCCAGCCCCGAACAGCTGGACACGGCGCCCTCGGACGCCTACGTCGCCCCTGCCACCCCCACCCAGGAACGGATCGCCGCGGTCTGGGCCGAGGTGCTCGGCCTGGCCCGTGTCGGCGTCCGTGACGACTTCTTCGCCCTCGGCGGCCACTCCCTGCTGGCCACCCGGCTCGTGCTGCGGCTCAGGCAGGAACTCGGTACCGGTCTGCCGCTCAGCGCGGTCCCGGCGAACCCGACGGTGGAGCAGCTCGCAGCCCTCGTCGACGGTGCCGCACCGGCCGAAGAGCCGGATCTGAGCGCCGAGATCGCGCTGCCCGACGACATCGTCCCGGCCGACGAGGTGGTCGCCTTCTCCTCCGATCCCGCCCAGGTGCTGCTCACCGGGGCCACCGGGTTCCTGGGGGCCTTCACCCTGCACGCGCTGCTGGAGCGGACCGGTGCCACGGTGCACTGCCTGGTGCGCGGCGCGGACCGGGAGCAGGCGGACAAGCGGCTGCGCTCCGTCCTGGACGGGTACGGGCTGTGGGACGAGCGCTGCGAGCGGCGGGTGTCGGTGGTCCACGGCGACCTCGCCCAGCCGCTGCTGGGACTGCCCGAGAAGGACTTCGACGTCCTGGCGCGGACCGTGGACGCGGTCTACCACGTGGGGGCGGCGGTCAACCTGGTCGCGCCGTACGGGCAGCTCAGGGCCGCCACGGTGGACGGGACCGCGACGGTCCTGCGGCTGGCCGCAAGGCACCGCACCGTGCCCGTGCACCACGTCTCCACGGTGGGCGTCTACACGGGCTCGGCCGGCCGTCCGGTCGGCCCCGAGCACCCCACCGGGCCGCCCGGAGCGCTGCGACACGGCTACACCAGGAGCAAGTGGGTGGCCGAAGGGCTGGTCGAGGTGGCGCGGGCGCGGGGTCTGCCAGTCTCCCTGTACCGGCCGACCCGGATCGCGGGCCACAGCCGGACGGGCGCCTGTCAGCGCGGCGACTACTTCTGGCTGATGCTCAAGGGCTGTGTGCAGGTGCAGGCCGCTCCCGCGGGAGTGGACACCGCCTTCGACCTCGCTCCGGTGGACTACGTCGCCGACGCGCTGGTGGAGCTGTCCCGTGGTGCCGGCGCCTCGGGCCGGACGTACCATCTGGCGGCCGGCCGTCTCCTGCGCCTGGAGACGGCGCTGGGGTGGCTGCGGGCGCGAGGGTACGACCTGCCCGGGGTCGAGCCGCGTGCCTGGCTGGAGCGGATAGGCGAGAGCCCCGGGAATGCCGCGTTCCCCCTGCTGAGCACCCTGGTCGAGGAGTTCACCGGGAGCGGTTCGGAGGGGGGCCTGGTCTTCGATCCCGGTGCCGCGGTGGACGAGCTGTCCGGGACGGGGGTGGTCTGCCCCCAGGACCACGAGGAGATGTTCGGCGCCTGCGCCGACCGCTTCGTCCGGGAGGGCTGGCTGCCCGAGCCCTAA